A single Desulfocurvus vexinensis DSM 17965 DNA region contains:
- a CDS encoding YgaP family membrane protein — protein MTINRIIRAVAGSFVLLTVLLAVFHSPHWLWLTAFVGANLLQSAFTDTCPLMAVLRRMGMQ, from the coding sequence ATGACCATCAACCGCATCATCCGCGCCGTGGCGGGTTCCTTCGTCCTGCTCACGGTGCTCCTGGCGGTCTTCCACTCGCCCCACTGGCTGTGGCTCACGGCCTTCGTGGGCGCCAACCTGCTGCAATCGGCCTTCACCGACACCTGCCCGCTGATGGCCGTGCTGCGGCGCATGGGCATGCAGTAG